In Macadamia integrifolia cultivar HAES 741 chromosome 5, SCU_Mint_v3, whole genome shotgun sequence, a single window of DNA contains:
- the LOC122080000 gene encoding U5 small nuclear ribonucleoprotein 40 kDa protein → MQVVHRGGENAMGASRPMEWSAVPYNAQAPGPIGKQRTSSLESPIMLLAGHQSAIYTMKFNPAGTVIASGSHDKDIFLWNVHGDCKNFMVLRGHKNAVLDLQWTTDGTQIISASPDKTLRAWDVETGKQIKKMAEHSSFVNSCCTTRRGPPLVVSGSDDGTAKLWDLRQRGAIQTFPDKYQITAVSFSDASDKIFTGGIDNDVKVWDLRRNEVTMTLQGHTDMITGMQLSPDGSYLLTNGMDCSLRIWDMRPYAPQDRCVKILTGNLHNMEKNLLKCSWSPDGRKVTAGSADRMVYIWDTTTRNILYRLPGHNGSVNECVFHPHEPIIGSCSSDKQIFLGEI, encoded by the coding sequence atgcaagttGTTCATAGAGGAGGTGAGAATGCTATGGGGGCTTCAAGACCAATGGAATGGTCTGCAGTTCCTTACAATGCTCAAGCACCTGGACCAATTGGAAAACAGCGGACATCAAGTCTGGAATCACCAATTATGTTGTTAGCAGGTCACCAGAGTGCTATATATACAATGAAGTTCAATCCAGCAGGGACAGTCATTGCATCAGGCTCTCATGACAAAGACATTTTCCTTTGGAACGTTCATGGGGATTGCAAAAACTTCATGGTCTTGAGAGGGCATAAGAATGCAGTCTTGGATCTTCAATGGACTACTGATGGCACCCAGATTATATCAGCCAGTCCTGATAAGACTTTAAGAGCATGGGATGTTGAAACAGGGAAACAGATAAAAAAGATGGCAGAACATTCATCCTTTGTGAATTCCTGCTGCACAACCCGTCGAGGTCCTCCCCTTGTTGTTAGTGGGTCTGATGATGGTACTGCAAAGCTGTGGGATCTGCGTCAAAGAGGAGCAATACAGACATTTCCAGACAAATACCAGATCACAGCTGTTAGTTTCTCTGATGCATCTGATAAGATATTCACTGGTGGGATAGACAATGATGTGAAGGTTTGGGATCTACGTAGGAATGAGGTTACCATGACTCTTCAGGGTCATACGGATATGATAACAGGTATGCAGTTGAGTCCTGATGGCTCCTATCTCCTAACCAATGGCATGGATTGTTCTCTTCGCATTTGGGATATGCGCCCATATGCTCCACAGGACCGTTGTGTCAAGATATTAACAGGGAATCTGCACAACATGGAAAAGAACCTGTTGAAATGTAGCTGGTCCCCTGATGGAAGGAAGGTCACTGCTGGTAGTGCAGACCGGATGGTATATATTTGGGATACAACTACTCGAAACATCTTGTATAGGCTCCCTGGCCACAATGGATCTGTAAATGAGTGTGTCTTCCATCCCCATGAACCCATCATTGGATCTTGCAGTAGTGATAAACAGATCTTTCTTGGTGAGATCTGA